GGAACTTACGGAACTGGGTCGGCACTTGATCGCCGCCTCCAGCCTTCATGACTGTTTTGAGCATGTGGGCAGAGCCATTTTCAACATCTTAAAGCCCCAACGCCTGTTTATTTTCTTTCATGATGACAATCGGGGTGAACTGGACCTGCGCTACAGCCGCGATGCGGACGGGAATGCAGTTAAAACAGTGACCATTTCCCGCACCATTGCCATGAAAGCCATGGAAGAAAAGGTAGCCATTCTCTCTTCCGACACCAAGGAAGACAAACGTTTCGAAAAGGCCGAGAGCGTGATCCTTTACGGCATTGTTTCCGCGGTTTCCATTCCCATTTGGACCAAACGCTCTATCTACGGCCTGATTTACGTGGATACCACCCAGTTAACCGAGCTGTTTTCCCAACGGGACCTGGAAGTGCTATCCACAATCGCCAACTTTACGGGTCTCACCATCGAGAGCATTCAGAGTCAACAACGCCTGGACCAGGAAATGAAACTGCGCAGTCGCTTGGAGCGTTACCACTCACCTGCAGTGGTTTCCCGCATTATGCAGGACCAGGAATCGGGTACCCGCGAGATCATGGCATACCGGGAAACCGAAGCCACAGTGTTGTTCATGGACATGGTGGGATTTACCGCCCGTGCCGAAAACATGAAACCCGTTGATGTGGGGCTATTGTTGAACCATTTCTTTGCCGCCATGACAGAGATCATTTTCAAGCACAACGGTACTCTGGACAAATACATCGGAGACGGCATCATGGCGGTTTTCGGTGCCCCCCTGGCCGTGGAGGACCATCAGAAGCGGGCGGTGAGCGCGGCACTGGAGATGGTGAACCAGTTGCGGGAAATCAACCGCGACTTCGCGCCGGACGATCCCATCCAGGTTCGCATCGGCATCCACACCGGACGTTTGATTTCCGGCGATTTCGGATCACCCAAGCGTTACGACTACACCGTACTGGGGACCACAGTCAACATCGCATCGCGCCTGGAATCCGCCGTGGCCGGACCAAACCAAGTAGTGGTTTCGGAGTCCCTATACCTGAAACTGCGAAAACAATTCACATTTCAGAAGCTGGGGGAATTCAAACTCCAGGGAATCTCTTCACCCGTCACATCCTATAAAGTAAAACGACTCAAGGGGGAATCATGAAACGAGCCTGTATCTTGATCGTCATTCTGCCGCTGCTTGCGGCCTGCGCCAAACGCGGGCCGACATTGCCGGGTCAACTCAAACCCGGATCGGCCGAGTACATCCTCAACGAGGGGGTCTTTTACCTGAACCAGGGGCAAATTGACATGGCGCGGGAAAAGATCCAGGAGGCCTTAAAAAAGAAGCCCAACTCCAAAGCCGCCCACTATTCCATGGGTGTGGTCTATACCTACCTGCGGGACTTTCCCGCCGCCATAAAACACTTCAGAATCGTAATCAGCATGGACCCGGAATACTGGGACGCATATAACTCGCTGGGCCTTATCTACATTGAGACCGGTGAATTGGACCTCGCCCGGCAGAACCTGCTCAAAGCCGCCACCGCGGACAAGTACCGCAATCCGGAAAACGCTTACGTCAATCTGGCAATGCTGGAAATCAAACGTGAAGCCTATGACAACGCCTTGCGATATGTGGACAAAGGCATCACGCAAAACCGCAATTTCGCCCCGTTACACAACCTGAGGGGCATTATCCTGGAAAAGCAGGGAAACCTGGATGAAGCGCTATACCATTACAAAAAAGCCCTGAACTGCCTGACTGAAGAAGATGCGAACATCCTGCTCAACGTGGCCCGGGTCCACCATCTATTGGGACAGAAAAACAAAGCCCTGGACCTTCTGGATCAGGCGTTGGGACTGGCCAAGGACGAATTTACCACGCAGCGCATCCGCACGTTGATGCGCGAAGTGGAAGGCAAAAAAGAAGACACGGCCAACGACAACTAACTTTTGCGCAGTGGCCGGATTTCCAGGGTTCCACCCTGCCCCGCGGATCGGTTGGGAATCAGGTGAAGGCGATAGTAGCAGCGGCTTTGGTAGCGGCGATAAAGGGGACTTCGCAGACTCCAACCGTCATTGTTCCCGGGGGCGACGTCCGCGTCAAACAGTTTAAGTTGGAACGGCGGCGGCCCGTCTCCATCCCAGACAACCTTCATTGTCCCCACCGGCACTGATGTCGTCAAAGTAAAAGAATAGACGCTACCGGGTTCCAGGTCGAACTTGCGCTGTTCAACCCGGCGCGGGTGTTGCGACGCGCCCATCAAACGATGCAGCATCATGCCCTCTCCGTTTACCAGCGTGGGGTTGAAATCCGGTACCCGGGGAAGGATCACACCCAGCAGCAACACCATTGCAGACGCCATGGCGACAGC
The genomic region above belongs to Candidatus Aminicenantes bacterium and contains:
- a CDS encoding tetratricopeptide repeat protein, which translates into the protein MKRACILIVILPLLAACAKRGPTLPGQLKPGSAEYILNEGVFYLNQGQIDMAREKIQEALKKKPNSKAAHYSMGVVYTYLRDFPAAIKHFRIVISMDPEYWDAYNSLGLIYIETGELDLARQNLLKAATADKYRNPENAYVNLAMLEIKREAYDNALRYVDKGITQNRNFAPLHNLRGIILEKQGNLDEALYHYKKALNCLTEEDANILLNVARVHHLLGQKNKALDLLDQALGLAKDEFTTQRIRTLMREVEGKKEDTANDN
- a CDS encoding FHA domain-containing protein; its protein translation is MNHKLRYFVNGDSRIFSLEGDEVRVGKLKNMDICLEDATVSRQHCRLVFSRKGWEICDSDSTNGTFVNGRRIQRKLLKPGDEISIGRARMRYLVESTPQQFHDSTDQKISMVLPVSKTFKVHERDNLKRELSHLAELTELGRHLIAASSLHDCFEHVGRAIFNILKPQRLFIFFHDDNRGELDLRYSRDADGNAVKTVTISRTIAMKAMEEKVAILSSDTKEDKRFEKAESVILYGIVSAVSIPIWTKRSIYGLIYVDTTQLTELFSQRDLEVLSTIANFTGLTIESIQSQQRLDQEMKLRSRLERYHSPAVVSRIMQDQESGTREIMAYRETEATVLFMDMVGFTARAENMKPVDVGLLLNHFFAAMTEIIFKHNGTLDKYIGDGIMAVFGAPLAVEDHQKRAVSAALEMVNQLREINRDFAPDDPIQVRIGIHTGRLISGDFGSPKRYDYTVLGTTVNIASRLESAVAGPNQVVVSESLYLKLRKQFTFQKLGEFKLQGISSPVTSYKVKRLKGES